A genomic segment from Kyrpidia tusciae DSM 2912 encodes:
- a CDS encoding WecB/TagA/CpsF family glycosyltransferase, which translates to MNGKGVGHGVMEQRVEVMGTGFDPVTLEEAAKRIAEWVDGWNGAGPLKQVVTANPEVVMLARRNPGVAQVVRRADLVTADGIGVVLASTWLGTPVPERVTGADLADRLIGFARQRGWRVYLLGASSASLGGALAELRRHYPEVDWHGHHGYFDQQGEREILQEIAEIRPHLLFVGMGAPRQDMWIAQHRDLPVGVAMGIGGTIDVWSGVVKRAPAAWRRLHLEWLYRLIRQPSRIRRQLVLPHFALLALGAALTTRRRGGPGPK; encoded by the coding sequence TTGAACGGGAAAGGGGTCGGCCATGGGGTCATGGAGCAGCGGGTGGAAGTGATGGGAACGGGCTTTGATCCGGTGACCTTGGAAGAGGCGGCCAAGCGGATCGCCGAGTGGGTGGATGGATGGAACGGGGCAGGGCCTTTAAAGCAGGTGGTGACCGCCAACCCGGAGGTGGTGATGCTGGCCCGGAGGAATCCCGGGGTGGCACAGGTGGTGCGGCGGGCGGATTTGGTCACGGCGGACGGGATCGGGGTGGTTTTGGCGTCAACATGGCTGGGGACTCCGGTCCCCGAGCGGGTCACCGGGGCGGATTTGGCCGATCGGCTCATCGGTTTCGCCAGACAGCGCGGGTGGAGGGTGTACCTGCTCGGGGCATCTTCCGCTTCTCTGGGCGGGGCTTTGGCAGAATTGAGGCGCCATTACCCCGAGGTGGACTGGCATGGACATCACGGATATTTTGATCAACAAGGGGAAAGGGAAATCCTTCAGGAAATCGCCGAAATTCGGCCTCATCTGCTTTTCGTCGGGATGGGGGCACCCCGCCAGGACATGTGGATCGCTCAGCACAGGGATCTTCCGGTCGGGGTGGCGATGGGGATCGGCGGCACCATCGACGTCTGGAGCGGCGTCGTCAAGCGGGCTCCCGCGGCTTGGCGGCGGCTTCACCTGGAGTGGCTGTACCGGCTCATCCGTCAGCCGTCCCGGATTCGTAGGCAGCTGGTGTTGCCGCACTTTGCCCTGCTCGCTCTGGGGGCGGCCCTGACGACGCGAAGGAGGGGTGGGCCGGGCCCGAAGTGA
- a CDS encoding LCP family protein → MGKGRRMLFVFFGVVIGVVLLPVGLGSGLINHPGHLLDVPGHTGTPPWALPRIGRVGSGDSAGGNGIASGFHPPMSEQTPKSASNRDPLAPDSRISPPWTGPFSHGPSPGAGPANMNVLLVGVDRRGKEIGRSDTIILAGVRPARREVLLYSIPRDARVAIPGVGFTKINHAAAYGGIPLLKSSLETWLGVPIDHWVMVDFEGFRRLVTRMGGVSVDIEKAMDYDDPGDGTHIHLVPGRQWLDGQAALDYARFRGDPEADAARVRRQLQLVHALFLRGANPGLWPALAAEAMTCRDHIQTDLGTRALVNLAAALYPFDQVTVRTRALTGVAYVDNRDGVWYLTPDRREVDLLRRSLARSEAREAGS, encoded by the coding sequence ATGGGAAAAGGCAGACGCATGCTTTTTGTCTTTTTTGGGGTGGTGATCGGCGTCGTCCTGCTTCCGGTAGGCCTTGGGTCAGGTCTCATCAACCACCCGGGTCACCTCCTCGATGTCCCGGGACATACAGGGACACCCCCCTGGGCCCTTCCGCGGATCGGGAGGGTGGGGTCCGGGGACAGCGCCGGGGGGAACGGGATCGCCTCCGGCTTCCATCCCCCGATGTCGGAGCAAACCCCGAAATCTGCCAGTAACCGGGATCCCCTCGCTCCCGACTCCCGGATCTCTCCCCCGTGGACCGGGCCGTTTTCGCACGGGCCAAGCCCCGGAGCCGGCCCTGCAAACATGAATGTGCTTCTCGTGGGCGTCGATCGGCGGGGGAAAGAGATCGGTCGGTCGGACACCATTATCCTCGCGGGAGTTCGGCCTGCCCGGCGGGAAGTTCTTTTGTATTCGATTCCCCGGGACGCCCGAGTGGCGATTCCCGGGGTGGGCTTTACGAAGATTAACCACGCCGCAGCTTATGGCGGGATTCCTCTTCTAAAATCCTCTCTGGAAACCTGGTTGGGCGTTCCCATCGATCACTGGGTGATGGTGGACTTTGAAGGGTTCCGGCGGCTTGTCACCCGCATGGGCGGGGTATCGGTGGATATCGAAAAAGCGATGGATTACGATGATCCCGGAGACGGAACCCACATCCACCTCGTCCCCGGCCGGCAGTGGCTGGACGGCCAGGCGGCTCTGGATTACGCCAGGTTTCGTGGGGATCCCGAGGCGGACGCGGCCCGGGTCCGGCGGCAATTGCAGTTGGTGCACGCCCTGTTCCTTCGCGGTGCTAATCCGGGACTGTGGCCCGCCCTGGCGGCGGAGGCGATGACCTGCAGGGACCACATCCAAACCGATCTTGGCACCAGGGCCCTTGTCAATCTGGCCGCCGCCCTGTACCCTTTTGACCAGGTGACAGTTCGCACCCGGGCGCTGACCGGCGTTGCCTATGTGGATAACCGGGATGGGGTGTGGTATCTCACCCCGGATCGCCGGGAAGTCGATCTTTTGCGCCGGTCCCTGGCCCGGTCCGAGGCCCGGGAGGCGGGAAGTTGA
- a CDS encoding polysaccharide deacetylase family protein: protein MHRRRSLGARQHQDSKAGKKVGGGREVHAPRGTAQIRRRLVLWGFSLAVTLTGCTMSAEGPAPSDHPSQVLPTPGPPHLPVSQIARGGQAESPAAGTWSEIGSSGGGAAIPDPLGGVTDDVLNRVKHSGVLVPILMYHSISHNPGNRLCVDPATFAEQMEWLTQNGYTAVTLADLLKAWAGREVLPAKPVVITFDDGYKDVMTAAYPVLKNLGLRATVFVITDFVGKPNYVSWEDLESGEREGIFDVESHTVHHLNLASLPKPLAIQELQASKATIEEHLHKSVYALCYPAGSYDPAVEKDAEETGYLVAVTTRSGPASLSQGRYALHRLRISGGESLTSFAAAIGSLDIKTATGPGMAGRVTQP from the coding sequence ATGCACCGGAGACGCAGTTTAGGAGCCAGGCAGCATCAGGATAGCAAAGCGGGCAAGAAAGTGGGCGGGGGGAGGGAGGTCCACGCTCCAAGAGGGACGGCTCAGATACGAAGGCGGTTGGTCTTGTGGGGATTCTCGTTGGCCGTCACCCTGACGGGTTGCACCATGTCTGCGGAAGGGCCCGCACCTTCCGACCACCCTTCCCAGGTCTTGCCGACGCCGGGGCCGCCCCACCTCCCCGTTTCTCAAATTGCCCGGGGCGGACAAGCCGAGAGTCCAGCGGCAGGCACGTGGTCGGAGATCGGCTCGTCGGGAGGCGGGGCGGCTATTCCCGATCCCTTAGGTGGGGTGACGGATGATGTATTGAACCGAGTGAAACACTCCGGGGTCCTGGTTCCCATCCTGATGTATCATTCGATTTCCCACAACCCGGGGAACCGCCTCTGCGTCGATCCGGCGACTTTCGCGGAACAGATGGAATGGCTCACCCAAAATGGATACACAGCCGTAACCTTGGCCGATCTGCTCAAGGCGTGGGCCGGTCGAGAGGTTTTGCCCGCCAAGCCCGTGGTGATCACCTTTGACGACGGGTACAAAGATGTCATGACCGCCGCTTACCCGGTGTTAAAAAACCTTGGCCTCCGGGCCACAGTTTTTGTGATCACCGACTTCGTGGGGAAACCGAATTACGTCTCCTGGGAAGATCTTGAATCCGGAGAGCGGGAGGGAATCTTTGACGTGGAGTCCCATACCGTTCATCACCTGAATCTGGCTTCCTTGCCAAAGCCTTTGGCAATCCAGGAATTACAGGCATCCAAGGCAACAATTGAAGAACATTTACATAAATCTGTGTACGCATTATGCTACCCAGCCGGCAGCTACGACCCGGCGGTAGAGAAAGATGCCGAGGAGACGGGGTACCTGGTCGCTGTAACCACCCGTTCAGGCCCCGCCTCTCTGTCCCAAGGCCGTTATGCACTTCACCGCCTGAGAATCTCCGGGGGAGAGAGTTTGACGAGCTTCGCGGCGGCGATCGGGTCCCTGGACATAAAAACCGCCACCGGGCCCGGGATGGCCGGGCGGGTAACCCAACCATAA
- a CDS encoding stalk domain-containing protein has translation MHISSRWAGSRNRLAGKVRRPGWAVAPLLVLGSCLITPGVSQAAADHPALYVDGKRLTPDVPPYIVRDRVMVPLRAVAESLGASVSWNETQRTAAVDRGPVHIEIPIGRNVLYKDGSEVRLDVPAELVRDRTMVPLRAVAEALGEQVNWDGVQQAVFIVTPPSSGTGGSPQTGDTGQTGTSGQTGTSGQSGGPGQNGSSGQSDTSGHPPTPGQSGVPAAGGGSGDDSSNPGAGMNLIDVQSAEPGVTIGQVNKIRALLQDAGIYDRLRRDIPGDFTQPVHIHLVITKDGFSKALAAAGMSLEQVETFSDITSGAAFGNEIYLPLYAVADDAQIANVLAHELTHVYLDQNGLGNRIPVWFNEGLAWHEGLAAQGKFQAPVVLDGWKKRIEAAIIDGRQKHLLGPLTGITEDLILHTPKYNPEWQGYVALEHLAQGHWDRVWEYLTAVKEGTPQQLAFSRAFGRTESAFSDEMDRWLDQQAAQPDPGATVVLNVLPGFSGSLGVLPKGTDIWNKSRVTPGSYQVTVTSDGTIGGLGNSQIFYTVAGADPNTMFIGVQPDANGPGGVGQEGGFAVSYAFGRYFYQNAWSRTIGDIPSFSQTDTILGVQLQDIQSGLSSKGST, from the coding sequence GTGCACATCAGCTCGCGGTGGGCCGGGAGCCGCAACCGCCTCGCCGGGAAGGTGCGCCGACCCGGGTGGGCGGTTGCGCCGTTGCTCGTTCTGGGGTCATGTCTGATAACTCCGGGCGTGTCCCAGGCGGCCGCCGATCATCCGGCGTTGTACGTGGACGGCAAACGGTTGACGCCCGACGTTCCCCCATACATAGTCCGCGACCGGGTTATGGTTCCGCTGCGAGCGGTGGCGGAAAGTCTCGGCGCTTCCGTCTCGTGGAATGAAACGCAGCGGACCGCGGCCGTTGATCGCGGCCCGGTGCACATTGAGATTCCCATCGGCCGCAATGTGTTGTACAAAGATGGCTCGGAAGTTCGCCTCGACGTCCCCGCGGAGCTGGTGAGGGACCGGACGATGGTACCCCTGCGGGCGGTGGCCGAGGCGTTGGGGGAACAGGTGAACTGGGATGGGGTTCAACAGGCGGTGTTCATTGTGACCCCGCCATCTTCGGGAACGGGCGGCTCCCCGCAGACGGGCGACACCGGACAGACCGGGACTTCCGGTCAGACGGGCACCTCTGGTCAAAGCGGCGGCCCCGGTCAAAACGGCAGTTCCGGCCAGAGCGACACTTCGGGCCACCCCCCCACTCCTGGCCAAAGCGGGGTTCCTGCAGCCGGAGGCGGATCGGGTGACGACAGTTCGAATCCCGGCGCTGGAATGAACCTGATCGATGTACAAAGCGCCGAGCCCGGAGTGACCATCGGCCAAGTGAACAAGATCCGGGCTTTGCTCCAAGATGCGGGGATTTATGATCGACTGCGCCGGGACATCCCCGGTGACTTCACCCAGCCCGTGCACATCCACTTGGTGATCACCAAGGATGGGTTTAGCAAAGCCCTGGCTGCTGCCGGGATGAGTCTCGAACAGGTGGAGACCTTCTCGGATATCACCAGCGGAGCAGCTTTTGGCAACGAAATTTACCTGCCTCTCTACGCCGTGGCGGACGACGCCCAGATCGCCAATGTGCTCGCCCATGAGCTGACTCACGTCTACCTGGATCAAAATGGCCTGGGGAATCGGATCCCCGTGTGGTTCAACGAAGGGCTGGCCTGGCACGAGGGTCTCGCCGCCCAAGGGAAGTTCCAGGCACCGGTGGTGCTTGACGGGTGGAAAAAGCGCATTGAGGCGGCGATCATCGACGGTCGGCAGAAGCATCTTTTGGGGCCCCTGACGGGGATTACCGAAGATCTGATCCTGCACACCCCGAAGTACAACCCCGAATGGCAGGGGTATGTGGCATTGGAGCACCTGGCCCAGGGCCACTGGGATCGGGTGTGGGAGTATTTGACCGCCGTGAAAGAGGGGACTCCCCAACAACTGGCTTTCTCCCGGGCCTTCGGGCGGACGGAAAGCGCGTTTAGCGACGAGATGGACCGTTGGCTGGACCAGCAGGCCGCGCAACCCGACCCCGGTGCCACGGTGGTCTTGAATGTCCTCCCCGGGTTCTCCGGAAGCCTCGGGGTGCTGCCGAAGGGAACGGATATCTGGAATAAATCCCGGGTGACCCCGGGGAGCTACCAGGTGACTGTGACATCGGATGGCACCATTGGCGGCCTGGGGAATAGCCAAATCTTTTACACCGTGGCCGGGGCTGACCCGAACACCATGTTTATCGGGGTGCAGCCCGACGCCAACGGCCCTGGAGGCGTGGGACAGGAGGGCGGGTTTGCGGTTTCCTACGCTTTTGGTAGATATTTTTACCAAAACGCCTGGAGCCGGACGATCGGCGATATTCCCTCCTTCAGTCAAACCGATACGATCCTCGGTGTTCAGCTTCAAGACATCCAGTCCGGCCTGTCATCCAAGGGATCCACCTAA
- a CDS encoding methyl-accepting chemotaxis protein, which translates to MKIRSKLAVGFSVLLVLMVVQAVMAYIQLSLMRSNHEFVVNNSIPVIRATNNLMVDLLNEETGTRGFLLTGDQYFLEPYLNGRDQLKKDLEYLQSHSDAYPKLKELLNTEAIPKINRVQDYFQQEIDLAKAGKMDEARANFAGGKVYMDDFRATYADIANEIQNVLDSAAAKVEKAYLQERLVLGVLSAASIVIAIAFAVGTAANIVVPIRRVSTRMKEMALQGGDLTQRIEDKGKDEVADLARSFNQMLDSIQEILRQVMANTEQVAATSEQLTAGAEQVGQGATEISNSVQAIAEGADVQLQAIRQASETMRQMTAGVQQAAESAQNVTVLASGSAEAAEGGRAMVKQITEQMEHIKEAVSQTAQAVHDLDEHSAKIGSIVGVIQSLAEQTNLLALNAAIEAARAGDQGRGFAVVAGEIRKLAEQSSSAAGEIKALIDTIQAHQAQAVAAMERGTESVATGTRTVEQAGETFGSILESVQEVTNRIQDMSAIVEELSAGTDQILHGSSEIVATAQKTAEEVQTVSAAVEEQTASIEEITASAKALAGMAEELLQVVRRFKV; encoded by the coding sequence GTGAAAATCCGGTCAAAGCTCGCGGTGGGATTCTCGGTGTTATTGGTGCTTATGGTGGTTCAGGCGGTGATGGCATATATCCAGCTCAGTCTGATGCGAAGCAATCACGAGTTTGTCGTCAACAATTCGATTCCCGTGATTCGGGCGACAAACAACCTCATGGTCGACCTGCTGAACGAAGAAACGGGAACCCGGGGATTCCTCCTCACCGGAGATCAGTATTTCCTGGAGCCGTATCTCAACGGCCGCGATCAACTCAAGAAAGACCTCGAGTATCTCCAGTCGCACAGCGATGCGTACCCCAAACTGAAAGAACTGCTCAATACCGAAGCCATTCCGAAGATCAACCGGGTTCAGGATTATTTTCAACAAGAGATCGACCTGGCCAAAGCGGGGAAGATGGACGAGGCCCGGGCCAACTTCGCCGGCGGGAAAGTGTACATGGATGATTTTCGCGCCACCTACGCCGATATTGCCAATGAGATTCAAAATGTGCTGGACAGTGCGGCCGCTAAAGTGGAAAAGGCGTACCTGCAGGAACGATTGGTTCTCGGCGTGCTCTCCGCGGCCTCCATTGTCATCGCCATTGCCTTTGCGGTGGGCACTGCGGCGAATATCGTGGTGCCCATTCGACGGGTCAGCACCCGGATGAAAGAAATGGCGCTGCAGGGCGGGGATCTCACCCAGCGCATCGAGGACAAGGGCAAGGACGAGGTGGCCGACCTGGCCCGGTCTTTCAACCAGATGCTTGACAGCATCCAAGAGATCCTGCGTCAGGTGATGGCGAACACCGAGCAAGTGGCGGCCACCTCGGAACAGTTGACGGCCGGGGCGGAACAGGTCGGACAAGGGGCGACGGAGATCTCGAACTCCGTCCAGGCCATCGCCGAGGGGGCGGACGTACAGCTTCAGGCGATCCGCCAAGCGTCGGAAACCATGCGCCAGATGACGGCAGGCGTACAACAGGCGGCGGAATCGGCGCAGAATGTGACGGTGCTGGCGTCGGGCTCCGCCGAAGCGGCCGAAGGCGGCCGGGCGATGGTGAAACAGATCACCGAGCAGATGGAACACATCAAGGAAGCGGTGAGCCAGACGGCCCAGGCGGTGCACGACCTGGACGAGCATTCGGCGAAGATCGGTTCCATCGTGGGGGTCATTCAGAGTTTGGCGGAACAGACGAACCTGCTCGCCTTGAACGCCGCCATCGAAGCGGCCCGGGCGGGAGATCAGGGCCGGGGCTTTGCCGTGGTGGCCGGGGAGATTCGCAAGCTGGCGGAGCAGTCATCGTCGGCGGCCGGCGAGATCAAAGCTCTCATCGATACGATCCAGGCCCACCAGGCACAGGCGGTGGCCGCCATGGAGCGGGGAACGGAGAGCGTGGCCACGGGTACCCGCACCGTGGAGCAGGCCGGGGAAACCTTCGGGAGTATCCTGGAGAGCGTACAAGAGGTCACCAACCGCATCCAGGACATGTCGGCCATCGTGGAAGAGCTCTCCGCCGGCACTGACCAGATTCTGCACGGTTCGTCCGAGATCGTCGCCACCGCCCAGAAAACGGCGGAAGAAGTTCAGACCGTATCGGCGGCGGTGGAGGAACAAACCGCCTCCATCGAAGAAATCACCGCCTCCGCCAAGGCCCTGGCCGGCATGGCGGAGGAGTTGTTGCAGGTGGTCCGCCGGTTTAAGGTGTGA
- a CDS encoding S-layer homology domain-containing protein: MKKRNVRWVAWLLVWLMALTAAPVGALADSWSLTANLPTSSDAALSTNSKVMDVTVTFNNVVDIKCLVQPDGSQAINTYENPQIQGNQATFPGIVLSPGLNLISFLGTSGNLQVQSQTYYVNFLNNPRLSNIQVLGTNIDSDSTVAVESSPVSLQYDTENATRSTVNGTSVFGSPVGTKQTWTTSLKLNPGENPVVIVAANAQRSVAVQKSVVLLDPATKSAPFGVTLTSNDGQVTSLWTGQKAQVTGSQPLTLKGRLATPALGTTSPTVEVSVDNGPYQSVTSIAASGTIKEMTQWGASTPLQVWNWSLPLGTLPGSAPDHTLQVRVTVNGTTNQSGVGDYAFSYVDTTQPYWSNPAQLFGVTWAGGAVQAAQSMPVADPWTVSQAPVDMALSLNNFTGTPDFSQVTIQAKDAQGNVIANNVSATIGTLSGQPNTAVIEFGSGVLPSGDYNLVISMPGVPQDFVLHTVVQLSPMLQVEVKQAGQTLSDGAVVQKGDPVSVTVTPINFSQIPQVSGSVNGLNLALSQSGNTYQVGNVQLSEGANTFSFSAEDPVSHVRVSSTLTIYKATPSNLSITGFQAVSSADGTVLPYDATTNTYSTSSQRVDLELKVGPVGTGPNQVNRIDLYKNGQLLTTLSTNNPNTSGFTSSSLNGLTWYYQGDIVREISVDNTGTMSLRISGRDSGNGNWLGVAMPANQTTSFKVTAYSISADGRAIGQQVTQTLLVANQLKPYQVYLFNGPGSTPNKPLGDPVDLTQPVQVNQNFLDVIIATPSPADAVTINRQQAVQWKNPPGADASQWYYGVELQNLKTGLNKIAFTVQSGSANEKGTLLVNNLDQALIYGQAKAYFGKSTSISVFDKQVSLKFPRNTMLANAVSEGSEILPGDGATNDRYLLFGIADPQTGSISGPNASANGNPFAKVPDQLPAGGWAVASPVYWIDAGPKNFNTEDLGLPPFVPAGGIDPFNAGNGFVQRGGPNGGANDWMQPTKEGTLTLAYDPLIRNQEAGRLTVFYLDMSALQNGISSNPWRNIGGVVNLSSHTISVPFRHFGYYVVAKEVYSYQDVASHPWAKDYLEIMYSKGIMTNDPALVDAFNPDVPITRGEFTTMVVKMLGLPLDYDPNHRLFIDVGQATGGLYDYRYIETAARKGIVHGAGPNIFRPGDPLSRQEAATMIAAAMNLKMTDGVSAKAALSRLYGDANSVDLYAAPAVLAVSQKKIMEGSPAPGSVTTGRGRKPVMYFNPNSQLTRAEAAAIAYNVMKQLKKL; the protein is encoded by the coding sequence ATGAAAAAGCGGAATGTGCGCTGGGTCGCATGGCTGCTGGTGTGGCTGATGGCTCTCACCGCGGCGCCGGTGGGTGCCCTGGCCGACAGTTGGTCGCTGACGGCGAATCTGCCCACGAGTAGCGATGCGGCCCTGTCGACGAATTCGAAGGTCATGGATGTGACCGTGACCTTCAACAACGTGGTGGATATCAAATGTCTGGTGCAACCCGACGGTTCCCAGGCGATCAACACCTACGAGAATCCCCAGATTCAGGGCAATCAAGCAACCTTTCCCGGCATCGTGCTGAGTCCGGGGCTGAACCTGATTTCCTTTCTCGGCACCTCGGGAAATCTTCAGGTGCAATCGCAAACGTATTATGTCAACTTTCTCAACAATCCCCGCCTGAGCAATATTCAAGTGCTGGGGACGAACATCGATTCGGATTCCACCGTCGCCGTGGAATCCAGTCCGGTCAGTCTCCAGTACGACACGGAAAATGCCACCCGGAGCACCGTGAACGGAACCAGTGTATTCGGGTCGCCGGTGGGGACGAAACAAACCTGGACGACTTCCCTAAAACTGAACCCCGGGGAAAACCCGGTTGTCATCGTTGCCGCTAACGCCCAGCGGTCGGTGGCCGTGCAAAAGTCGGTGGTCCTCCTCGATCCCGCCACCAAGTCGGCCCCCTTCGGTGTGACGCTGACCAGTAACGACGGCCAGGTTACCTCCTTGTGGACCGGGCAAAAGGCCCAGGTGACGGGTTCCCAGCCCCTCACGCTCAAAGGCCGCCTGGCCACGCCTGCACTCGGCACCACTTCGCCCACGGTGGAAGTCTCGGTGGATAACGGCCCTTACCAATCCGTCACTTCTATCGCGGCCTCCGGCACGATCAAAGAGATGACCCAGTGGGGCGCCTCTACCCCCCTTCAGGTGTGGAACTGGAGTCTGCCCCTCGGGACTCTCCCGGGTTCGGCGCCGGATCACACTCTCCAGGTGCGGGTGACGGTGAACGGGACGACCAACCAGAGCGGCGTCGGCGACTATGCGTTCTCTTACGTGGACACCACTCAACCATATTGGAGCAACCCGGCGCAGCTGTTCGGAGTGACTTGGGCGGGGGGCGCGGTTCAGGCCGCCCAGTCGATGCCTGTTGCCGATCCCTGGACCGTTTCCCAGGCGCCTGTCGACATGGCGCTGTCTTTGAACAACTTCACCGGGACTCCGGATTTTAGCCAAGTAACGATCCAAGCCAAGGATGCTCAGGGCAACGTGATTGCGAACAACGTGTCCGCCACCATCGGGACGCTCTCCGGACAGCCGAACACCGCGGTGATCGAATTCGGCTCCGGCGTTCTGCCCTCCGGGGACTATAACCTGGTCATCTCCATGCCCGGTGTGCCCCAGGATTTTGTCCTGCACACGGTGGTGCAGCTCTCGCCCATGCTCCAGGTGGAAGTAAAGCAGGCCGGCCAGACCCTCTCGGACGGCGCGGTGGTCCAAAAAGGCGATCCCGTCTCGGTAACGGTGACACCGATCAACTTCAGCCAGATTCCCCAGGTGTCCGGCTCGGTGAACGGGCTGAACCTGGCGCTCTCCCAGTCCGGAAACACGTATCAGGTGGGCAATGTTCAACTGAGCGAGGGAGCCAACACGTTCAGTTTTAGCGCGGAGGACCCGGTGAGCCACGTGCGGGTGAGTTCCACTCTGACCATTTACAAGGCCACCCCCTCGAATCTGTCCATCACCGGTTTTCAAGCGGTATCCTCGGCTGACGGGACCGTTCTTCCTTATGATGCCACAACGAATACTTATAGCACGTCCTCCCAGCGGGTGGATCTGGAACTGAAGGTCGGCCCTGTGGGGACCGGCCCCAACCAGGTCAACCGCATCGATCTGTATAAAAATGGACAGTTGCTGACCACGCTGTCCACCAATAACCCGAACACAAGCGGCTTTACGTCATCTTCGTTGAATGGACTGACCTGGTATTACCAAGGGGATATCGTGCGCGAGATTTCCGTGGACAATACCGGCACGATGAGTCTGCGGATTTCGGGCCGGGATTCGGGCAATGGGAACTGGCTGGGGGTTGCCATGCCCGCCAATCAGACCACCAGCTTTAAAGTCACGGCGTACTCCATCTCAGCGGATGGGCGTGCCATTGGTCAGCAGGTGACGCAGACTTTACTTGTGGCTAACCAACTTAAACCCTACCAGGTGTATCTCTTTAACGGGCCCGGGTCTACCCCGAACAAACCCTTGGGCGATCCCGTGGATCTCACCCAACCGGTTCAAGTCAATCAGAACTTCCTGGATGTGATCATTGCCACCCCGTCGCCGGCGGACGCGGTAACGATCAATCGCCAGCAGGCGGTACAGTGGAAGAATCCGCCCGGTGCGGACGCAAGCCAGTGGTATTACGGGGTGGAGTTGCAGAATCTCAAGACCGGGTTGAATAAGATCGCTTTCACCGTTCAGTCGGGTTCGGCCAACGAGAAGGGCACCTTGTTGGTGAACAATCTGGACCAGGCCCTCATCTACGGCCAGGCAAAAGCCTATTTTGGCAAATCTACTTCCATCAGCGTATTTGACAAACAGGTGTCTTTGAAATTCCCCAGAAACACGATGCTGGCCAATGCGGTGTCCGAAGGGAGCGAGATCCTGCCCGGGGACGGGGCGACCAACGACCGTTATCTCCTGTTTGGCATCGCCGACCCCCAAACCGGCTCCATTAGCGGCCCGAACGCTTCAGCAAACGGGAATCCCTTCGCGAAAGTCCCCGATCAACTGCCCGCCGGGGGCTGGGCCGTGGCGAGTCCGGTGTACTGGATCGACGCCGGGCCCAAAAACTTCAACACAGAAGACTTGGGATTGCCACCCTTTGTGCCCGCCGGCGGGATCGATCCCTTCAACGCAGGAAACGGGTTTGTCCAGCGGGGGGGACCCAACGGGGGAGCCAACGATTGGATGCAGCCCACGAAAGAAGGAACGTTGACTCTGGCCTATGACCCGCTCATCCGCAATCAGGAGGCCGGGCGGCTCACAGTCTTTTATCTGGACATGAGCGCGTTGCAAAACGGCATCTCGTCCAACCCCTGGCGGAACATCGGGGGCGTCGTGAACCTCTCCAGCCACACCATTTCCGTGCCCTTTCGGCATTTTGGATACTACGTGGTGGCCAAGGAGGTGTACTCGTATCAGGACGTGGCGTCTCACCCCTGGGCCAAGGATTACCTGGAGATCATGTATTCAAAGGGGATCATGACCAACGATCCCGCCCTGGTGGACGCCTTTAATCCGGACGTGCCGATCACCCGGGGCGAGTTCACCACCATGGTGGTCAAGATGCTGGGGCTCCCGCTGGATTACGATCCCAATCACCGCCTGTTTATCGACGTGGGCCAGGCCACGGGGGGCCTGTATGACTACCGGTACATCGAGACCGCCGCGCGAAAAGGCATTGTTCACGGCGCGGGGCCGAACATTTTCCGGCCTGGTGACCCGCTGAGCCGTCAGGAGGCGGCGACGATGATCGCGGCGGCGATGAACCTCAAGATGACCGACGGCGTGTCGGCGAAAGCTGCCCTGTCCCGGTTGTACGGCGATGCCAATTCGGTGGACCTCTACGCGGCGCCGGCGGTGCTCGCCGTGAGCCAGAAAAAGATTATGGAGGGGTCCCCAGCCCCGGGGTCGGTGACCACGGGCCGAGGGCGCAAACCGGTGATGTATTTTAACCCGAACAGCCAGCTCACCCGGGCGGAAGCGGCGGCCATCGCTTACAACGTGATGAAGCAACTGAAGAAGCTGTAA